One genomic window of Haliotis asinina isolate JCU_RB_2024 chromosome 4, JCU_Hal_asi_v2, whole genome shotgun sequence includes the following:
- the LOC137282279 gene encoding uncharacterized protein — protein sequence MNLHIALLVILLAGIQIAHSGRIRRQVPGSDFALTFDWDDPLRPLTEADYYHSTDAGFALLNALGGRPGTSTSTNTCSNIRGVPEPLRSARNIRPSGLSYFYQKYTEAYGIPVLGSVNVPDDALRRACYVLRFLLADHSGVRQSYYRLSGRVAVIGVREGTVSIPEHAWLGPAWNARARGLGATEHSPVSTGGEENILCYNTDRYRFEDIFLHEFAHGIHLLGAKYAIPGWQSRLQSLFYQAKSAGRWRRTYAMTTVEEYFAEGTQSYFNVNAYSAVPNGIHNDVNTREKLREYDPQLYSLIQEVFPCGNTYLRRCMATRDVERDQRLMMDCNSGGGGSGNETETGTGTGTGTGTGTGTGTGTGTGTGTGTGTGTGTGTGSGTCRDRNRNCRPWASRGECGSNPRYMHVYCRRSCNRCVGGGGSCVDANTNCRNWSLMGECGRNPGYMLSSCRRSCGQC from the exons ATGAATCTACACATTGCCCTGTTGGTGATTTTACTCGCCGGGATCCAGATCGCTCATTCAG GTCGAATCAGACGACAAGTTCCAGGCAGTGATTTTGCATTGACCTTTGACTGGGATGACCCTCTGCGACCTTTAACGGAAGCTGACTACTATCACTCCACAGATGCAG GTTTTGCCCTATTGAATGCGCTTGGAGGGCGGCCAGGCACTTCCACCTCTACCAACACTTGCAGCAACATCCGGGGAGTTCCTGAGCCGTTGAGAAGCGCACGCAACATCAGGCCGAGTGGATTGTCGTATTTCTACCAGAAATATACAGAGGCATATGGGATACCCGTATTAG GTTCCGTCAACGTCCCCGACGACGCTCTTCGCCGCGCCTGTTACGTCCTTCGCTTCCTCCTCGCCGACCACAGCGGTGTGCGACAGTCCTACTACCGACTGTCGGGGAGGGTGGCAGTGATCGGAGTTCGGGAAGGAACAGTGTCCATTCCTGAACACGCCTGGCTTGGTCCCGCCTGGAACGCCCGAGCACGTGGACTTGGGGCGACGGAACACTCCCCAGTGTCAACAGGAGGCGAGGAAAACATCTTGTGTTACAATACGGACAG GTATCGGTTTGAGGACATCTTCCTTCACGAGTTCGCCCATGGCATCCATCTACTGGGCGCCAAGTATGCCATTCCAGGCTGGCAGAGTCGCCTACAGTCGCTTTTCTACCAGGCCAAGTCTGCCGGTAGGTGGCGCAGGACCTACGCCATGACTACTGTGGAAGAATACTTT GCAGAAGGAACACAAAGCTACTTCAACGTCAACGCTTACTCCGCCGTCCCCAACGGCATCCACAACGACGTCAACACCCGCGAGAAACTGCGAGAGTACGACCCGCAGTTGTATTCTCTGATACAGGAAGTATTTCCCTGCGGGAACACATACCTCAGAAGGTGTATGGCAACGAGAg ATGTTGAGAGAGACCAGCGCCTGATGATGGACTGCAACTCTGGGGGTGGTGGCAGTGGAAACGAAACCGAAACTGGAACTGGCACCGGAACCGGAACCGGAACCGGCACTGGCACTGGCACTGGAACTGGCACTGGCACTGGCACTGGCACTGGCACTGGCACTGGCACTGGAACTGGTTCAG GCACGTGTCGGGACAGGAACCGCAATTGCAGGCCATGGGCGTCTCGAGGGGAATGTGGCTCCAACCCTCGCTACATGCATGTGTACTGCAGACGAAGCTGTAACAGATGCGTGGGAGGAG GCGGATCCTGTGTAGATGCGAATACCAACTGCAGGAACTGGTCGTTGATGGGGGAGTGTGGACGGAACCCCGGCTACATGTTGTCCTCGTGTAGGCGCAGCTGCGGTCAGTGCTGA